From Nicotiana tabacum cultivar K326 chromosome 15, ASM71507v2, whole genome shotgun sequence, the proteins below share one genomic window:
- the LOC107781602 gene encoding cyclin-D3-3 isoform X1 — translation MAHHHNQPQHQKLPFLLDSLYCKNESLDVLDTENCLTEEVEVNPKSISLLEQDLLWEEEELSSLLSKEQENQMYNIVINNPYLSVATREAVDWILEAIAYHNFSAQTAILAVNYFDRFLFSFQSQSEKPWLNHLAAVSCLSLAAKVEETQVPLLLDLQVEESRYLFEPRTIQRMELLVLTTLKWKMNPVTPLSFLDYFSRRLGLNNHIYYELLRRCERVLLSTIIADFRFMCYLPSTMAAATMLHVIDRLEPCIGEEYQEQLLGILGIVKDKVTDCYRLIQEVASNIDLNSNKRKPIGALPGSPIGVMDVSFSSDSSDDSWAVASSVSFSPEPLSKKTRT, via the exons ATGGCTCACCATCACAATCAACCACAACACCAAAAGCTTCCATTTTTATTAGATTCTTTGTACTGCAAAAATGAGAGCTTGGACGTGTTAGACACAGAAAATTGTTTAACAGAGGAAGTAGAAGTAAACCCCAAGTCTATTTCTTTGTTAGAACAAGACTTGCTATGGGAAGAGGAAGAGTTAAGCTCTTTATTGTCCAAAGAACAAGAGAATCAAATGTATAATATTGTAATAAACAACCCATATTTGTCTGTAGCAACAAGAGAGGCCGTTGATTGGATTCTTGAAGCCATTGCCTATCATAATTTCTCTGCTCAAACTGCAATTCTTGCTGTAAACTACTTTGATAGATTTCTCTTCAGCTTTCAGTCACAAAGTGAAAAGCCATGGTTGAATCATCTTGCTGCTGTGTCCTGTCTTTCTTTAGCTGCAAAAGTTGAGGAGACTCAAGTGCCTTTACTTCTAGATCTCCAA GTGGAGGAATCAAGATACTTGTTTGAGCCAAGAACAATTCAGAGAATGGAGCTATTGGTACTTACTACTCTCAAGTGGAAGATGAATCCAGTAACCCCATTATCATTTCTTGATTACTTCTCCAGAAGGCTTGGATTGAATAACCACATTTACTATGAATTACTTAGAAGATGTGAGAGAGTGCTTCTATCCACTATTATTG CAGATTTTAGATTCATGTGCTATCTTCCTTCTACTATGGCTGCTGCTACAATGTTACACGTCATTGATAGGCTAGAGCCCTGCATTGGAGAAGAGTACCAAGAACAACTTTTGGGTATACTTGGAATAGTAAAG GACAAAGTGACCGATTGTTATAGGCTAATTCAGGAGGTGGCTTCCAACATTGATCTCAACTCAAACAAACGAAAGCCAATTGGTGCCTTGCCAGGAAGTCCCATAGGAGTTATGGATGTGTCATTTAGTTCTGATAGCTCCGATGACTCGTGGGCAGTGGCTTCATCAGTTTCTTTTTCTCCAGAGCCATTGTCAAAGAAGACTAGAACATAA
- the LOC107781602 gene encoding cyclin-D3-3 isoform X2, with product MAHHHNQPQHQKLPFLLDSLYCKNESLDVLDTENCLTEEVEVNPKSISLLEQDLLWEEEELSSLLSKEQENQMYNIVINNPYLSVATREAVDWILEAIAYHNFSAQTAILAVNYFDRFLFSFQSQSEKPWLNHLAAVSCLSLAAKVEETQVPLLLDLQVEESRYLFEPRTIQRMELLVLTTLKWKMNPVTPLSFLDYFSRRLGLNNHIYYELLRRCERVLLSTIIDFRFMCYLPSTMAAATMLHVIDRLEPCIGEEYQEQLLGILGIVKDKVTDCYRLIQEVASNIDLNSNKRKPIGALPGSPIGVMDVSFSSDSSDDSWAVASSVSFSPEPLSKKTRT from the exons ATGGCTCACCATCACAATCAACCACAACACCAAAAGCTTCCATTTTTATTAGATTCTTTGTACTGCAAAAATGAGAGCTTGGACGTGTTAGACACAGAAAATTGTTTAACAGAGGAAGTAGAAGTAAACCCCAAGTCTATTTCTTTGTTAGAACAAGACTTGCTATGGGAAGAGGAAGAGTTAAGCTCTTTATTGTCCAAAGAACAAGAGAATCAAATGTATAATATTGTAATAAACAACCCATATTTGTCTGTAGCAACAAGAGAGGCCGTTGATTGGATTCTTGAAGCCATTGCCTATCATAATTTCTCTGCTCAAACTGCAATTCTTGCTGTAAACTACTTTGATAGATTTCTCTTCAGCTTTCAGTCACAAAGTGAAAAGCCATGGTTGAATCATCTTGCTGCTGTGTCCTGTCTTTCTTTAGCTGCAAAAGTTGAGGAGACTCAAGTGCCTTTACTTCTAGATCTCCAA GTGGAGGAATCAAGATACTTGTTTGAGCCAAGAACAATTCAGAGAATGGAGCTATTGGTACTTACTACTCTCAAGTGGAAGATGAATCCAGTAACCCCATTATCATTTCTTGATTACTTCTCCAGAAGGCTTGGATTGAATAACCACATTTACTATGAATTACTTAGAAGATGTGAGAGAGTGCTTCTATCCACTATTATTG ATTTTAGATTCATGTGCTATCTTCCTTCTACTATGGCTGCTGCTACAATGTTACACGTCATTGATAGGCTAGAGCCCTGCATTGGAGAAGAGTACCAAGAACAACTTTTGGGTATACTTGGAATAGTAAAG GACAAAGTGACCGATTGTTATAGGCTAATTCAGGAGGTGGCTTCCAACATTGATCTCAACTCAAACAAACGAAAGCCAATTGGTGCCTTGCCAGGAAGTCCCATAGGAGTTATGGATGTGTCATTTAGTTCTGATAGCTCCGATGACTCGTGGGCAGTGGCTTCATCAGTTTCTTTTTCTCCAGAGCCATTGTCAAAGAAGACTAGAACATAA